One Patescibacteria group bacterium DNA window includes the following coding sequences:
- the uvrB gene encoding excinuclease ABC subunit UvrB, whose amino-acid sequence MPKFILKSKFRPTGDQPEAIAKLVEGLKNGYRGQTLLGVTGSGKTFTMAGIIEKIQKPTLIISHNKTLAAQLYGEFKKFFPENAVHYFVSYYDYYQPEAYIPQTDTYIEKEATINEEIDRLRHAATQSLLNRQDVLIVASVSCIYGLGERADYEAMSQYFQVGQKIKRNQLLRNLVKIQYARDDKEFKRGSFRVKGENIDIHLATGEGAVKITMLGEIIEKINIYNIRPGQNAPLWSAEYQKQPGQELKNVAILPAKHFMTSEEKMKRALKTIRRELKVRLKELIKQGKDVEAYRLEKKTNYDLEMIEEVGYCNGIENYSRHFTGRAPGEPPETLIDFFPKDYLMFIDESHATIPQIRGMHAGDQSRKQTLIDFGFRLPSARDNRPFNFKEFNTKVNQAVYVSATPAEYEIKNSRQVVEQLIRPTGLLDPEIEVRPNKNQIQDLIQEIKARTAKGQRTLVTTLTKRMSEELAAYLSEQNIKVQYLHSDIETLERVDILRNLRLGKYDVLVGINLLREGLDLPEVSLVAILDADMSGFLRTETSLIQTMGRAARHLNGKVIMYGDKITPAMRYAINETKRRRHTQELYNKKHGITPRQITAEFHESII is encoded by the coding sequence ATGCCAAAATTTATATTAAAAAGTAAATTTCGTCCCACTGGCGATCAACCCGAGGCCATTGCCAAGCTGGTTGAAGGCTTAAAAAACGGCTATCGCGGACAGACTCTACTCGGCGTTACCGGCTCGGGCAAGACTTTTACTATGGCCGGCATAATCGAAAAAATCCAAAAACCAACCCTGATAATTTCCCATAACAAAACTTTAGCCGCCCAGCTTTACGGTGAATTTAAAAAATTCTTTCCCGAAAACGCCGTGCATTATTTTGTTTCTTATTATGATTATTATCAGCCCGAAGCTTATATCCCGCAGACCGACACTTATATTGAAAAAGAAGCCACGATCAATGAAGAAATTGACCGCTTGCGCCATGCCGCCACCCAATCTTTGCTTAATCGCCAAGACGTTTTAATCGTGGCCAGCGTTTCCTGTATTTACGGCCTGGGTGAACGCGCCGATTACGAGGCCATGAGCCAGTATTTTCAAGTAGGACAAAAAATAAAACGCAATCAGCTGTTAAGAAATTTGGTAAAAATCCAATACGCGCGCGACGATAAAGAATTTAAACGCGGCAGTTTCCGCGTTAAAGGAGAAAATATTGATATTCATCTGGCTACCGGCGAGGGCGCGGTAAAAATTACTATGCTGGGAGAAATAATTGAAAAAATTAACATTTATAATATCCGGCCGGGACAAAATGCTCCCTTATGGTCGGCCGAATATCAAAAGCAGCCTGGCCAGGAACTTAAAAACGTCGCTATTTTGCCGGCCAAGCACTTTATGACCTCGGAAGAAAAAATGAAGCGCGCCTTAAAAACCATCCGCCGGGAATTAAAAGTAAGACTTAAAGAATTAATTAAGCAAGGCAAAGATGTTGAGGCTTACCGGTTGGAAAAAAAGACTAACTATGATCTAGAGATGATAGAAGAAGTCGGTTATTGCAATGGCATAGAAAATTATTCGCGGCATTTTACCGGACGCGCACCCGGCGAGCCGCCGGAAACTTTAATTGATTTTTTCCCTAAAGATTACTTAATGTTTATTGATGAATCGCACGCGACCATACCGCAAATCCGCGGCATGCATGCCGGCGACCAATCGCGCAAGCAAACTTTAATTGATTTTGGCTTTCGCTTGCCGAGCGCCCGCGATAACCGGCCGTTTAATTTTAAAGAATTTAATACTAAAGTGAATCAAGCCGTTTACGTTAGCGCCACGCCGGCTGAATATGAAATAAAAAATTCCCGCCAAGTGGTTGAACAATTAATCAGGCCGACCGGACTATTAGACCCGGAAATTGAAGTCAGGCCGAATAAAAACCAAATTCAAGATTTAATTCAGGAGATAAAAGCAAGAACCGCTAAAGGCCAGCGGACCTTGGTTACGACTTTAACCAAGCGCATGTCCGAAGAACTAGCCGCTTATCTCTCTGAACAAAATATCAAAGTGCAATATCTGCATAGCGATATTGAAACTTTGGAGCGGGTAGATATTTTACGCAATCTTAGATTGGGCAAATACGATGTTTTAGTCGGCATTAATCTCTTGCGCGAAGGCTTGGACTTGCCTGAAGTATCTCTGGTCGCTATTTTAGATGCGGACATGTCCGGCTTCTTGCGCACCGAAACATCGCTCATCCAAACAATGGGCCGGGCGGCCAGGCATCTAAACGGCAAAGTTATTATGTACGGCGATAAAATTACCCCAGCCATGCGCTACGCCATTAATGAAACTAAACGCCGCCGCCATACTCAAGAACTCTATAACAAAAAACACGGCATCACGCCGCGCCAGATTACCGCCGAGTTTCATGAAAGTATAATATAA